From a region of the Methanolinea sp. genome:
- a CDS encoding methyltransferase domain-containing protein, which produces MTESGLPDWNAVWKRLYSDNIQSRGYEECTNLWESREKASGFLAQSRENPQRIDHILKALPLTPLSRVLDIGAGPGTLALPIARKVTHVTAVEPAAGMVEVMTEQAAREKIANLTILQKRWEDIDPTRDLPHRYDIVIASYSLGMPDIKASIKSMCRASSKWVYLFWFAGMTSWEKTMIDLWPQLHRREFKCGPKVDVLYNVLYDMGIYPNVETVPMEHKRIFPDFESAINEYVNQYRVSTESQEKIVRDYFSRVLTEENGSYTYTGTTIRVKLWWEVNGR; this is translated from the coding sequence GTGACTGAAAGTGGATTGCCTGACTGGAATGCGGTCTGGAAGCGGCTTTATAGTGATAATATTCAGTCAAGAGGATACGAAGAATGTACAAACCTTTGGGAATCAAGAGAGAAAGCTTCCGGGTTCCTAGCCCAGTCACGTGAGAACCCACAGCGGATCGATCATATCCTGAAAGCGCTGCCACTAACTCCTCTGTCCCGGGTGCTGGATATCGGTGCAGGACCCGGAACCCTTGCCCTGCCAATCGCACGAAAAGTGACCCACGTTACTGCTGTAGAGCCTGCGGCGGGAATGGTTGAAGTTATGACCGAGCAGGCTGCCAGGGAAAAGATAGCAAATCTCACCATCCTTCAGAAACGCTGGGAAGATATTGATCCCACCCGGGATCTTCCCCACCGCTACGATATCGTGATTGCCTCCTATTCTCTTGGAATGCCGGATATTAAGGCTTCAATCAAGTCGATGTGCAGGGCTTCATCCAAGTGGGTATACCTTTTCTGGTTTGCGGGAATGACAAGCTGGGAAAAGACCATGATCGATCTGTGGCCTCAATTGCATCGCCGGGAATTTAAATGCGGGCCTAAGGTGGACGTCCTTTATAATGTGCTCTATGATATGGGGATTTATCCAAATGTGGAAACAGTCCCGATGGAGCATAAGAGGATATTCCCTGACTTCGAGAGTGCAATAAATGAGTACGTGAACCAGTACAGGGTGAGCACTGAAAGTCAGGAAAAAATTGTGCGTGACTATTTTTCAAGGGTCCTCACAGAGGAGAATGGCTCATATACCTATACCGGGACAACGATAAGGGTGAAGCTATGGTGGGAAGTAAACGGCCGATAA
- a CDS encoding DUF98 domain-containing protein → MSEGPLHERIRTIEEITGPLPPFQTVLLLTDGSVTTLLEAITGSDVCVRTVSQNVIQAGSEVAALLDIGAGDPVNHRIVELVNCTTGEILIYAISYTPVERLEPGFRDDLMRADIPIGKILKKHRIESRREISDIRFALPGPDIIRRFGTAPHTRFLSRTYRIIRNDVPFMAIEELFPAGSFARQPRIRVRAPSRIHLGLIDLHGGLGRVDGGIGITLEAPDTVIEAERNPVCRVDGGDEAQAARVRQAVEAVASRFGITGSAAFTIIRTPRQHAGLGTGTSLSLAAGTAMCQLYGITVPVEELSRVVGRGGTSGIGTAAFGSGGLIVDGGHSYGESGEKTDFRPSSASPGIPPPPVIARHPFPEDWQVILVIPILGPGVSGTREQDVFREACPVPRKEVQEICHEIVMRLLPGIVRHDLGMFGAAVSAIQRTGFKKVEIARQVPVVRSLITGLREAGAACTGMSSFGPAVFAITDGNSSTLEETASRIMGETPFLLMKTRGDNCGASCRWI, encoded by the coding sequence ATGTCCGAAGGACCCCTGCATGAACGCATCCGGACGATAGAAGAGATCACCGGCCCCCTCCCGCCGTTCCAGACCGTCCTCCTGCTCACCGACGGATCAGTGACCACCCTCCTTGAGGCAATCACCGGATCCGATGTCTGCGTGAGAACAGTCTCGCAGAATGTCATCCAGGCCGGCAGCGAGGTTGCCGCACTTCTCGATATCGGGGCCGGGGACCCGGTAAACCACCGTATAGTGGAACTGGTGAACTGCACAACCGGGGAAATCCTCATCTATGCCATCTCCTACACCCCTGTCGAACGGCTCGAGCCCGGGTTCCGGGACGACCTGATGCGGGCCGATATCCCGATCGGGAAGATCCTGAAGAAGCACCGGATCGAGTCCCGCCGGGAAATATCGGATATACGGTTCGCCTTACCGGGGCCTGACATCATCAGGCGGTTCGGCACTGCCCCACATACCCGTTTCCTCTCCCGGACCTACCGCATTATCAGGAACGACGTGCCGTTCATGGCCATCGAAGAACTCTTCCCGGCCGGCTCATTTGCACGACAACCCCGGATCCGGGTACGGGCACCATCCCGCATCCACCTCGGGCTGATCGACCTCCATGGGGGGCTGGGACGGGTGGACGGCGGTATCGGCATAACGCTGGAAGCTCCAGATACCGTGATCGAGGCCGAACGAAACCCGGTCTGCAGGGTGGACGGTGGAGATGAGGCCCAGGCCGCACGGGTCAGGCAGGCGGTGGAAGCTGTAGCCTCCCGGTTCGGGATCACGGGGAGTGCAGCATTCACCATCATCCGCACACCCCGGCAGCATGCCGGCCTCGGTACCGGGACATCGCTCTCCCTCGCTGCGGGAACGGCGATGTGCCAGCTGTATGGAATCACCGTTCCGGTAGAGGAACTCTCCCGTGTGGTTGGCCGGGGAGGGACTTCGGGCATCGGGACGGCCGCGTTTGGTTCTGGCGGATTGATCGTCGATGGCGGTCACAGCTACGGGGAATCCGGGGAGAAAACGGATTTCCGCCCTTCATCAGCGTCTCCGGGAATACCGCCCCCTCCGGTCATCGCCCGGCATCCATTCCCGGAAGACTGGCAGGTCATCCTGGTAATCCCGATTCTCGGCCCCGGTGTGAGCGGCACCAGGGAGCAGGACGTCTTCCGCGAGGCCTGCCCTGTCCCCCGCAAAGAGGTGCAGGAGATCTGCCACGAGATCGTGATGCGCCTGCTCCCCGGGATAGTCCGCCACGATCTCGGGATGTTCGGTGCAGCTGTCTCTGCTATCCAGCGTACCGGGTTCAAGAAGGTCGAAATAGCCCGGCAGGTACCGGTTGTGCGCTCCCTCATCACCGGGTTGCGGGAAGCCGGGGCGGCATGCACGGGCATGAGTTCGTTTGGTCCCGCCGTTTTTGCCATCACCGATGGCAACTCATCCACTCTCGAGGAGACTGCCTCACGTATCATGGGAGAGACCCCGTTCCTGCTGATGAAAACCCGTGGAGATAACTGCGGAGCTTCCTGTCGCTGGATCTGA
- a CDS encoding LysE family transporter: MLALGLLIGLTGALAPGPTLVATINASLKGGWGMGPRVTLGHMAVELLMVVLIVAGISLLIGNYSWLIGGIGGLALVIFGALTVRGARSATLTLSAGAEETVHPVLAGAVTSISNPYFWIWWFTVGSALVIGACRTGGLVLLVAFLAGHWAADLGWFTLVSTSVHRGRFVLAERHYRYVLGFCGLFLIVFGLSYLAGFILQNGG; encoded by the coding sequence ATGTTGGCGCTCGGGCTCCTGATAGGACTCACCGGTGCGTTGGCGCCCGGACCAACTCTCGTGGCCACCATTAACGCATCCCTTAAGGGAGGATGGGGCATGGGGCCCCGGGTCACTCTCGGGCATATGGCAGTCGAGCTCCTCATGGTAGTCCTCATCGTGGCCGGAATTTCACTTCTTATCGGTAATTACTCCTGGCTCATCGGTGGCATCGGGGGACTGGCTCTGGTCATTTTCGGAGCACTCACGGTCAGGGGTGCTCGCTCCGCAACTCTCACGCTTTCAGCAGGAGCGGAGGAAACCGTGCATCCGGTTCTTGCCGGGGCAGTCACGAGCATATCCAACCCCTATTTCTGGATTTGGTGGTTTACCGTGGGAAGCGCGCTTGTCATCGGAGCCTGCCGTACCGGAGGGTTGGTCCTGCTTGTCGCCTTTCTTGCCGGACACTGGGCAGCGGACCTTGGCTGGTTCACCCTTGTCTCGACCAGCGTCCATCGGGGCCGGTTTGTCCTTGCTGAACGGCATTACCGCTACGTTCTCGGGTTCTGCGGACTGTTTCTGATCGTGTTCGGCCTTTCCTATCTTGCCGGGTTCATCCTTCAAAACGGGGGCTAG
- a CDS encoding 2,5-diamino-6-(ribosylamino)-4(3H)-pyrimidinone 5'-phosphate reductase, giving the protein MRPVVHVNVAMSADGKLSTRERRQVRISGPADFSRVDRIKAESDAVMVGIGTVLADDPSLTVKSPELRAIRMARGMPEHPVRIVVDSKARTPPDAAILHKGEGRRIIACSERADPAKVAELGRYATVLRAGGEQVDLPRLLSLLSDQGIRTVMVEGGGTLIAALFMAGLVDELTCFVGNMIIGGRDAPTLADGPGFVAPETFVQLTFSGAEPMDEGVLLSWRVKREQ; this is encoded by the coding sequence ATGCGCCCCGTTGTCCACGTCAATGTCGCGATGAGTGCTGATGGCAAGCTCTCCACAAGGGAGCGAAGGCAGGTCAGGATCTCCGGGCCTGCCGATTTCTCCCGGGTCGACCGGATCAAGGCCGAGAGCGATGCTGTCATGGTGGGTATCGGGACGGTCCTTGCTGACGACCCCTCCCTTACAGTCAAATCACCGGAGCTTCGGGCGATAAGGATGGCACGGGGTATGCCGGAACATCCTGTCCGGATCGTGGTGGATAGCAAGGCCCGGACTCCTCCTGACGCTGCGATCCTGCACAAGGGCGAGGGTAGACGGATCATTGCCTGCTCGGAGCGGGCTGATCCTGCGAAAGTGGCGGAGCTTGGACGATATGCAACGGTCCTCCGGGCCGGTGGTGAACAGGTCGATCTCCCCCGCCTCCTCTCCCTTCTCTCTGATCAGGGGATCCGGACAGTGATGGTGGAAGGGGGCGGGACCCTCATAGCGGCGCTCTTCATGGCAGGTCTGGTTGACGAGCTCACCTGCTTTGTGGGGAACATGATTATCGGTGGCCGGGACGCACCAACCCTGGCGGACGGTCCCGGATTCGTCGCCCCGGAGACCTTTGTCCAGCTCACATTCTCCGGGGCAGAACCCATGGACGAGGGTGTCCTGCTCTCCTGGCGCGTGAAGCGGGAACAGTGA
- a CDS encoding anion transporter, with product MAFSILPLIVLALVFVLIAVRQVGRLRIRIWQIMLAGAIAVLLFGQISPADALRSINAEVMFFLFGMFVVGAAVTESGYLRAVSSHFFSRARTPDCLLLAMMITMGLFSALMMNDTMAIIGTPLILWYALRTGINPKGALLALCFAITIGSVATPIGNPQNLLLAQYAELGNAFTDFLAHLALPTAINLVIAWLVVRFFYPPPQECPLPPRDDPVKNEALARLSKLSLCIILALVGVQIVMGLTGRETFPLMLIALAGAAPVLIASPNRYEILMKVDWYTLAFFAAMFVLMQSVYDTGFFQGTIDYSHLTTIPVIMTVSVVVSQFISNVPFVALFQPLIIQQGMSIQQILALAAGSTIAGDLTILGAASNVIVIQQAEQEGYSLTFWEFFRVGLPLTVLNIMVYSVFLSI from the coding sequence ATGGCTTTTTCGATCCTGCCCCTGATCGTCCTTGCCCTGGTCTTCGTATTGATAGCCGTCCGCCAGGTCGGAAGGTTGCGGATACGAATCTGGCAGATCATGCTTGCAGGGGCGATAGCAGTCCTACTCTTCGGCCAGATATCCCCAGCCGATGCACTCCGCTCGATCAATGCCGAGGTTATGTTCTTCCTGTTCGGCATGTTCGTGGTAGGGGCAGCAGTGACCGAGAGCGGGTATCTCCGGGCGGTCTCGTCCCACTTTTTTTCGCGGGCGAGAACCCCGGATTGTCTCCTCCTCGCCATGATGATTACCATGGGACTCTTTTCGGCGCTGATGATGAACGACACCATGGCCATCATCGGCACACCCCTCATCCTCTGGTATGCTCTTCGGACCGGTATCAACCCGAAAGGAGCTCTTCTGGCTCTCTGCTTTGCCATCACCATCGGAAGCGTTGCCACGCCCATCGGCAATCCGCAGAACCTCCTCCTTGCCCAATACGCAGAACTCGGCAATGCCTTCACCGACTTTCTCGCACACCTTGCCCTTCCGACAGCAATCAACCTGGTCATCGCCTGGCTGGTCGTCCGGTTCTTCTACCCGCCGCCACAAGAATGCCCCCTCCCTCCCAGGGACGACCCGGTGAAAAACGAAGCCCTTGCCCGGCTCTCGAAACTCTCGCTTTGCATCATTCTCGCCCTCGTGGGTGTCCAGATCGTCATGGGACTGACCGGAAGGGAAACATTCCCCCTCATGCTAATTGCGCTTGCCGGAGCCGCTCCTGTCCTGATCGCCAGCCCGAACCGGTACGAGATTCTCATGAAGGTCGACTGGTATACCCTTGCCTTCTTTGCGGCGATGTTCGTGCTGATGCAGAGCGTCTACGACACCGGGTTTTTCCAGGGGACCATCGATTATTCGCACCTCACCACAATCCCGGTCATCATGACCGTCTCAGTCGTGGTCAGCCAGTTTATCTCGAATGTACCGTTTGTTGCCCTCTTCCAGCCTCTCATCATCCAGCAGGGCATGTCGATCCAGCAGATCCTCGCCCTGGCTGCGGGGAGCACCATTGCCGGGGACCTTACCATCCTTGGCGCGGCAAGCAACGTCATCGTCATCCAGCAGGCAGAACAGGAAGGGTACAGCCTAACGTTCTGGGAATTCTTCCGGGTTGGCCTCCCCCTCACGGTCCTGAATATTATGGTCTATTCGGTGTTCCTCTCGATCTGA
- a CDS encoding heavy metal translocating P-type ATPase, with amino-acid sequence MGKKISADLKISGMHCATCSLTIEDAIASIGKGTTARANFGTDSARVEFDPSVVTLQEIEKVIAAAGYEVIHDEVVLKVGGMVCATCVETIEKALSALPGVNQVRVNLATEKAYVVYNASVTSIEDMKSAIEAAGYQYLGLAEELSLEAEEKARQADLAEKMQRFSIGFAVSIPLFILMFLPLPVSMEALSWAMLVVTTPVFVYVALPIFRAAGNALHNRTLNMDVMYAMGTGVAFGSSVLGTLGIVLTREFMFYDTAIMLASFLILGRYLEARAKGRTSEAIRTLIGLRPKTATVIRQGTETDVLIEDVVVGDVLVVKPGNKIPVDGEVTGGESYVDESMITGEPIPVLKEPGSQVVGGTLNTTGAFTFRAERIGRDTVLAQIIHLVEEAQASKPPVQRIADTAVSYFIPVVLIIAVSAFLVWYVALGAPLLFSLTALISVLVVACPCALGLATPTAVTVGVGRGAELGILVRNGEALEVADRLTSVVFDKTGTLTRGKPAVTDIIAAEIDERTLLAIAAGVEKNSSHPLADALVREAEARGIRPENSAEFTTFGGKGVFARVLGEEVYIGNRALMAEHGVIIPPELDSQVTALEQDGKTGVIVAIAGAPGGVIAVADTIKTTTPEAVRELEAMGLSVAIITGDNQRTAAAVARQVGIRTVISEVLPEDKAREVENLQKAGGVVAFVGDGINDAPALARADVGIAIGSGTDVAIESGDIVLIKDDLLDAAAAIQLSRKVMQRIRQNIFWAFAYNTALIPLAAGLLYPITGYTFSPELGALAMAASSVTVISLSLMLKKYIPPAKKKEMRGA; translated from the coding sequence ATGGGTAAAAAGATAAGCGCCGATCTCAAAATTTCCGGGATGCACTGTGCGACCTGCAGCCTGACCATTGAGGATGCCATCGCCAGCATCGGAAAGGGAACGACTGCACGTGCAAACTTCGGGACCGATTCCGCCCGCGTTGAGTTCGACCCCTCGGTCGTAACGCTGCAGGAAATTGAGAAGGTGATCGCGGCTGCCGGCTACGAGGTTATCCATGACGAGGTTGTTCTGAAAGTTGGAGGGATGGTCTGTGCGACCTGCGTTGAGACCATTGAGAAGGCACTCTCTGCCCTCCCTGGCGTGAACCAGGTTCGGGTGAACCTCGCAACCGAGAAAGCCTACGTCGTATACAATGCCTCTGTCACTTCCATCGAGGATATGAAGAGCGCCATCGAAGCGGCAGGTTACCAGTACCTGGGACTTGCCGAGGAGCTCTCGCTCGAGGCTGAAGAGAAAGCCCGTCAGGCAGATCTCGCGGAAAAGATGCAACGGTTCTCGATCGGATTCGCCGTGAGCATCCCGCTCTTTATCCTGATGTTTCTCCCTCTCCCCGTATCCATGGAAGCTCTCTCCTGGGCGATGTTGGTTGTTACCACACCGGTCTTTGTCTATGTCGCCCTTCCGATCTTTCGTGCTGCCGGAAACGCACTTCATAACCGGACCCTCAACATGGACGTGATGTATGCCATGGGCACCGGCGTAGCATTCGGGTCAAGTGTCCTTGGCACACTCGGCATCGTGCTCACCCGGGAGTTCATGTTCTATGATACCGCAATCATGCTGGCCTCGTTCCTGATCCTCGGCAGGTACCTGGAAGCGCGTGCCAAGGGCCGGACATCGGAGGCGATCAGGACCCTGATCGGGCTTCGTCCGAAGACGGCAACGGTCATCCGGCAAGGAACGGAAACGGACGTCCTGATAGAGGACGTGGTGGTCGGGGATGTACTGGTGGTCAAGCCCGGCAACAAGATCCCGGTCGACGGCGAGGTTACCGGGGGAGAAAGTTACGTGGACGAATCGATGATTACCGGGGAGCCGATCCCGGTGCTCAAGGAACCGGGATCGCAGGTGGTAGGGGGAACCCTGAATACCACTGGCGCCTTCACATTCCGGGCCGAGCGGATTGGCAGAGACACGGTCCTTGCCCAAATCATTCATCTCGTCGAAGAAGCGCAGGCATCGAAACCACCGGTCCAGCGTATCGCCGACACGGCAGTCAGCTATTTCATCCCTGTCGTGCTGATTATCGCCGTATCAGCATTCCTGGTCTGGTATGTCGCGCTCGGTGCGCCCCTGCTCTTTTCCCTGACCGCACTCATCTCGGTCCTGGTGGTGGCCTGCCCCTGTGCGCTTGGACTTGCCACGCCGACTGCCGTGACAGTGGGCGTGGGGAGAGGCGCAGAGCTCGGCATCCTGGTCCGAAACGGCGAGGCACTGGAAGTGGCCGACCGTCTTACATCGGTGGTCTTTGACAAGACCGGTACTCTGACCCGCGGAAAGCCAGCGGTCACCGATATCATCGCAGCCGAAATCGATGAACGGACCCTGCTTGCCATTGCTGCCGGGGTGGAGAAGAACTCGTCCCATCCGCTTGCAGATGCCCTGGTCAGGGAGGCTGAAGCCAGGGGTATCCGGCCCGAGAATTCCGCCGAGTTTACCACGTTTGGCGGCAAAGGGGTCTTCGCCCGTGTGCTCGGGGAAGAAGTGTATATCGGGAACCGCGCTCTCATGGCAGAACACGGGGTAATCATCCCGCCGGAACTCGATTCGCAGGTTACCGCTCTTGAACAGGACGGGAAGACCGGGGTCATCGTTGCAATCGCCGGGGCTCCTGGCGGCGTCATAGCCGTTGCCGATACTATCAAGACAACCACCCCCGAAGCTGTCAGGGAACTCGAGGCCATGGGCCTCTCGGTTGCCATTATCACCGGCGATAACCAGCGCACCGCTGCAGCGGTCGCCAGGCAGGTGGGGATCCGGACGGTCATATCAGAAGTGCTGCCAGAAGATAAAGCCCGTGAAGTTGAAAATCTCCAGAAGGCGGGCGGTGTTGTAGCCTTTGTCGGTGACGGAATCAATGACGCCCCCGCCCTTGCCCGGGCAGATGTAGGGATCGCCATCGGAAGCGGGACAGACGTGGCTATTGAATCAGGGGATATCGTCCTGATCAAGGACGACCTCCTGGACGCTGCCGCGGCGATCCAGCTCTCGCGGAAAGTGATGCAGCGGATCAGGCAGAACATCTTCTGGGCTTTTGCCTACAATACGGCGCTCATCCCGCTTGCAGCGGGGCTTTTATACCCGATTACCGGTTATACCTTCAGTCCCGAGCTTGGGGCGCTGGCCATGGCGGCAAGTTCGGTGACCGTGATCTCCCTCTCGCTGATGCTCAAAAAGTATATCCCTCCTGCCAAAAAAAAAGAAATGCGAGGTGCCTGA
- a CDS encoding YHS domain-containing protein produces MAIDPICKMTVDEKTAKFTSVYKGKTYYFCAPGCKKKFENDPEKYASGNQDDGPIASH; encoded by the coding sequence ATGGCAATCGATCCCATCTGCAAGATGACCGTTGATGAGAAGACGGCGAAATTTACGAGTGTCTACAAGGGAAAGACCTACTACTTCTGTGCTCCGGGCTGCAAGAAGAAGTTCGAAAACGATCCCGAAAAGTATGCTTCCGGGAACCAGGATGACGGGCCGATAGCATCACACTAG
- a CDS encoding ferritin produces the protein MLKKPVEDALNRQVNAEFYSSYLYLAMSAYCESITMKGFARWLRLQSQEEMAHGMKIYDYIIEAGGTPKFMAIEAPKTPWKSLQAVFEQVYAHEKKVTGLINDLVDLAAKDKDHATKNFLGWFVKEQVEEESTASEVLAKIKMIGDVPGHLFLLDHELGKRT, from the coding sequence TTGCTGAAAAAACCCGTGGAAGATGCACTGAACAGGCAGGTGAATGCCGAGTTCTACTCGTCCTATCTCTACCTTGCCATGTCTGCCTATTGTGAGTCGATCACCATGAAAGGCTTTGCACGGTGGCTTCGGCTCCAGTCGCAGGAAGAGATGGCACATGGGATGAAAATTTATGACTATATCATCGAGGCAGGCGGAACACCGAAGTTCATGGCCATCGAGGCACCAAAGACGCCGTGGAAATCACTCCAGGCAGTTTTTGAGCAGGTATACGCCCATGAGAAGAAGGTGACCGGGCTAATCAACGATCTCGTGGATCTCGCCGCCAAGGACAAAGACCATGCCACAAAAAACTTCCTCGGCTGGTTTGTGAAAGAACAGGTTGAGGAGGAGTCCACTGCAAGCGAGGTACTTGCCAAGATCAAAATGATAGGCGACGTGCCGGGGCATCTTTTCTTGCTCGACCACGAGCTTGGCAAGAGAACATAA
- a CDS encoding metallophosphoesterase: MEETSPESRYNDTSRYRLDLRLGIPSSRLQGALEWWIGDTGLCRDPDRHPYLVLAEISSGEWGSQHEIMEAVSRSAEVSGPILISVNQVTHVQSEPVVSFYQVFPSPGLRSFVFFLSRICPVTARPGSLADRIACGTPVPFTIVPPLPARDPRAHPHRLKGEKKNSVAIRNKKDQSNLISQLPEEGNGDPVYIEILRICLRKDGLPVAEYDLSQKKWLDASKSYLRKNARPSLRRFRIGKGYQMTRSRFLDEPQIYVISDLHLGHVNSIFRYKRPFLPSDPGEMDRVLIRNWNWTVKENDTVIFLGDLSYMSTISLESYLERLKGCIFYIEGNHDPYYPFMSHCLLMRYRGTPYLFIHNPEELVEPFEGWVIHGHVHNKDLVRYPFFNPHRRTVNVSAEVIGYRPISLDEIHNFIMEIDEVLSFRDLSLQDRISPHRERKIDQRLPGRC; this comes from the coding sequence ATGGAAGAGACGAGTCCGGAAAGCCGGTATAACGATACTTCGCGGTACCGTCTCGATTTACGGCTCGGCATCCCTTCTTCACGGTTACAAGGGGCCCTTGAGTGGTGGATCGGCGATACGGGATTGTGCCGGGACCCCGATCGCCATCCCTACCTTGTCCTTGCAGAGATATCATCCGGAGAATGGGGAAGCCAGCATGAAATCATGGAGGCTGTTTCCAGGAGCGCCGAAGTATCCGGGCCAATCCTGATATCGGTAAATCAGGTCACGCATGTGCAGTCTGAACCGGTGGTTTCATTTTACCAGGTTTTTCCCTCTCCAGGACTCCGTTCATTCGTCTTCTTCCTCTCCCGCATCTGCCCTGTGACTGCCCGGCCAGGATCGTTAGCCGATCGCATTGCTTGTGGGACTCCGGTGCCGTTCACGATTGTTCCGCCCCTTCCTGCCAGAGATCCCCGGGCTCATCCCCATCGGCTAAAAGGTGAGAAAAAGAACAGTGTGGCAATCAGGAATAAGAAGGATCAAAGCAATCTGATATCCCAGCTGCCGGAAGAAGGGAATGGCGATCCGGTGTACATCGAAATTCTTAGGATATGCCTTCGAAAAGATGGTTTGCCGGTGGCAGAATACGATCTCTCGCAGAAGAAGTGGCTTGATGCTTCAAAATCGTACCTGAGGAAAAACGCCAGGCCTTCCCTCCGCCGGTTCAGGATTGGAAAGGGATACCAGATGACCAGATCGCGGTTTCTGGACGAACCCCAGATCTATGTTATAAGCGACCTCCATCTCGGCCATGTGAACAGCATTTTTCGCTACAAGCGACCATTTTTACCAAGCGATCCTGGTGAAATGGACAGGGTGCTCATCAGGAACTGGAACTGGACCGTAAAGGAGAACGATACCGTGATATTTCTCGGTGATCTTTCCTACATGAGCACGATATCGCTCGAATCGTATCTTGAGCGCTTGAAAGGGTGCATATTCTATATCGAAGGAAATCATGATCCCTACTACCCATTCATGTCTCATTGCCTCCTCATGCGGTACAGGGGAACTCCATACCTCTTCATCCACAATCCTGAAGAGCTAGTGGAACCATTCGAGGGCTGGGTAATTCATGGACATGTCCATAACAAGGATCTTGTTCGCTATCCTTTCTTTAACCCTCATCGCAGGACCGTAAATGTGAGTGCGGAGGTTATCGGATATCGCCCTATCTCTCTGGATGAGATCCACAACTTCATTATGGAAATAGATGAGGTTCTCTCATTCCGCGATCTCTCCCTTCAGGATAGGATATCGCCGCATAGAGAGAGAAAAATTGATCAGCGTCTGCCTGGGCGGTGCTAG
- a CDS encoding 4Fe-4S binding protein produces MQVKPEILHHLEQKGAIIPEKNSNLYTIRLRIPGGIISTEQLLGIGRAVRKRGLGAVHLTVRQTIEIPSLPLEKIPSLLKSLGKIGICLGAEHEEIVNITACPGTDRCRLSNVPTITLLERLDRLHFGREMPVRVRIAISACPNGCMSERLSEIGVTGLREPIRNEGLCTACGTCAHTCREKAITMVNGRLVLDYARCVQCGMCIDTCPFHIIRGSVPHYLITVGGRRGRHPVIGRELIRVDSEENVVKVVGRVVEWIYRYAYSGSTLTDQLDDMDYKGFRNRMIQDFGAVENREP; encoded by the coding sequence ATGCAGGTCAAGCCTGAAATTCTCCACCACCTCGAACAGAAGGGAGCGATCATTCCCGAGAAAAACAGTAACCTCTACACAATACGATTGAGAATTCCGGGAGGAATCATTTCCACTGAACAGCTTCTCGGAATCGGAAGAGCTGTACGGAAGAGGGGATTGGGAGCGGTGCACCTTACGGTCCGCCAGACCATCGAGATACCCTCTCTCCCCCTGGAAAAAATTCCATCGCTTCTCAAATCACTCGGGAAGATCGGTATCTGCCTGGGAGCAGAACATGAAGAGATCGTAAACATTACTGCATGTCCCGGGACCGACCGCTGCCGGTTGTCGAATGTTCCCACGATCACACTGCTTGAGCGCCTGGACAGGTTACATTTTGGCCGGGAAATGCCGGTCCGGGTACGAATCGCCATCTCGGCATGCCCGAATGGGTGCATGAGCGAGCGACTGAGTGAGATAGGAGTAACCGGACTTCGGGAGCCGATCAGGAATGAAGGTCTGTGCACAGCATGCGGAACCTGTGCACACACATGCAGGGAAAAGGCGATAACAATGGTCAATGGTCGCCTGGTGCTCGATTACGCACGCTGCGTGCAGTGTGGCATGTGTATCGACACATGCCCCTTCCATATAATCAGGGGGTCCGTGCCACACTACCTGATCACGGTAGGGGGGAGGCGTGGGCGCCATCCGGTTATCGGGAGGGAACTCATCCGGGTGGATTCTGAAGAAAATGTTGTGAAGGTTGTCGGCAGGGTCGTTGAGTGGATCTACCGGTATGCGTACAGTGGAAGTACGTTAACAGATCAGCTTGATGACATGGACTATAAGGGATTTCGGAATCGCATGATCCAGGATTTTGGAGCTGTAGAGAACAGGGAGCCCTGA
- a CDS encoding 4Fe-4S binding protein: MAFSVHVNIERCTGCGNCVAACPVNALEIYTFEPVTREKIYTVRDGKSISLDFKSELCAGCGVCIDACPYNVISLSGRGEFPSERAVSPV, translated from the coding sequence ATGGCTTTCAGTGTACATGTAAACATCGAACGCTGTACCGGATGCGGCAACTGTGTTGCGGCATGCCCGGTCAATGCCCTGGAGATTTATACCTTTGAACCGGTCACCAGGGAGAAGATCTACACGGTCAGGGACGGAAAATCGATCAGCCTCGATTTCAAGTCAGAGCTCTGCGCTGGTTGCGGCGTATGTATCGATGCATGTCCCTATAACGTGATCTCGCTTTCTGGTCGCGGAGAATTTCCGTCAGAACGTGCGGTCTCACCAGTCTGA